One window from the genome of Acidobacteriota bacterium encodes:
- a CDS encoding slipin family protein has protein sequence MEYLYAFLIAAFIFLVILVNTIKILPEYERGVVFRLGRLLKKIKGPGLIIIIPFIDRLVRVSLRTIVHDVPAQDVITRDNVSVKVNAVVYFRVMNPQKAIVEVENYHYATSQLSQTTLRSVLGQAELDDLLSQRERLNNELQQILDRHTDPWGIKVSMVEVKHVDLPVEMQRAMAKQAEAEREKRAKIIHANGEFQAASTLARAADEIGKNPVTLQLRYLQTLTEIATEKNSTIIFPLPIDLLKVFKT, from the coding sequence ATGGAGTATCTTTATGCTTTTCTGATCGCTGCCTTCATCTTTCTTGTCATCCTGGTCAATACTATCAAGATACTTCCGGAGTATGAAAGAGGGGTCGTCTTCCGGTTAGGAAGATTGCTGAAGAAGATTAAGGGCCCCGGGCTCATCATCATCATCCCATTCATCGACAGGCTCGTGCGTGTCTCACTCAGGACCATCGTTCACGATGTTCCGGCGCAGGATGTAATCACCAGGGACAATGTCTCCGTGAAAGTTAACGCGGTAGTCTATTTCCGCGTCATGAACCCTCAGAAAGCCATCGTGGAAGTGGAGAACTATCATTATGCCACTTCTCAGCTCTCCCAGACTACGCTCCGGTCTGTCCTCGGCCAGGCGGAGCTCGATGATCTCCTGAGTCAGAGGGAGAGGCTAAACAACGAACTCCAGCAGATCCTCGATAGGCACACGGACCCCTGGGGGATCAAGGTCTCAATGGTGGAAGTGAAGCACGTGGATCTTCCGGTCGAGATGCAGAGGGCGATGGCTAAACAGGCTGAAGCGGAGAGAGAGAAGAGAGCCAAGATAATTCATGCCAATGGAGAATTCCAGGCAGCTTCCACGCTGGCCAGAGCTGCGGATGAGATCGGGAAGAACCCTGTGACGTTACAGCTGCGTTATCTTCAGACGCTCACCGAGATTGCTACGGAGAAGAATTCCACCATCATCTTCCCGCTACCCATCGACCTTCTGAAGGTCTTTAAAACATAG